One Nothobranchius furzeri strain GRZ-AD chromosome 7, NfurGRZ-RIMD1, whole genome shotgun sequence genomic window, cacacacacacacacacacacacacactcatgcagaaCTTGGTATTGCTACCATCTTGGTGTTTTCATTGTCATCGGGCACTTCTTCTTCTATGGGTAAAGGGTCATACTGCCTTCGATACAGCATCCGTGTAACCAAGGTGATGATAAACATCTCCAGGATCAGCAGCTGCTGACTCAGCACTgtaaaaccacacaaacacaaagaaatGGAGACATCAGAATAATGAATCAacatgatacacacacacacacacacacacacacacacatacatatatgtatttatatacccATACCCAATTGGGGAGTcacagatcccaggctgggaaccaAGACATTGATCACTGACTTAATGCAGATTAATGATTTAATGCCTTAACACGATTCATAATATTGATAAAATAATGATAGTCTTTTATTACGTTTTATTTtataacaataaaaacaaataaaaagggcACATGTTACCTGTAGTACTGGGATGTTCCACCAGAGGGCACAAGACACATAGAGTTCAAAACTGAAAGTTTTAAGGACTTCACTGATTCTAGTAAGAGGAAGTGCTCTCATATATATAACAGATATGGCAGTATAGGGACAGTAACCAGACTCTCATCATAACTTAGAGTATGTCTAATGATGTCGCTGTCTTATCAAAATAAGTTAAGAATGCTATATTTGTTCAAAAAATTGTGTTCAATATGTATTATTAAGCCTTTTTACAAAGAAAGGTGTTTATTAACAGCAGCATTATGTTCCCAGCTTGTTTGTATCCAAACTAGCCATTAGCCTATCAGTCAATACAATTcaataaaatttttatttatatagcaggaAATCACaaaagttgtctcaaggcactttataaaGCAAACATGCCAGCTGAACTTACACATTAGTGCATTGAGTACGGTTCATTATGTCAGTTAAATGTTTCCTATGTGGGAAAACCCAGCAGATTCCGAGTCAATGACTTGTTtcctcagtgactttacagcaattcttcatattaagcaagcatgtagcaacagtggggaggaaaactccccttcaacaggaagaaaccttcagcaGATCtgggctcagtatgagcagccatctgccacaACTCAAACATTTCTGTTCAATAAACGTACAAACTGGTTCAATTAATCAATTAAAGGATTGACTTTATAAACTCACTGTATCCTCTGTACTGAGATGAGAAAGGCGGAGAGCAGGAGATGGTTCCGCTCATGGCCAAGGTGTTGATGATTGCTGACTGCAGCTGACTCAGGATCAGCACCAgctacaaacacaaacacacacatttttataatatcttacaaaaaataaaataaaaaagaatcgATGGGAAAATTACCTGTGTCTCACCTGATACAGGGCGTACTTGGGAACGATCTTACGCGTTTGCAAAGTGGTCCTTAAGTGAATGAAAACGATAGCAACGGGCCACAGGGCAATGATGGTCAAGATGCCCACAAACGGACCGATCCAAATTGATGCCCCAGTGATGCTCGTCTGATTGGTGGCCACGGCAACAGGAAGAAAAACAGTTAATAGATGAAATGACAGGACATTCTTCAATAGTGGCGTGAAAACTAACTCGCTAACAACTTAACTACATGCCAACACTAGCATGCTAATTCGCTCCACATAAAAGAGATTAATCACAAGGTTGATTTAGTGGTCGCTAAATTAATATGTACTGTTTCTAAACAGACATGTGTCATTGCAGCATACACACTTTTGGGCACTCTGTTGACCTTGAATAAAAGAtggaaaaaaaaaggttttttggGGGGCATCAGGATATTATTTGTATTCGTATAGAGTATTTTACTTATACTCTGAGAAATGATCACTCTTTAATTGTAGGTGTATGTCAACAGTGCAGTGCTATTGTGCTGTCTTCtcactaacaaaatataataaattaATTATCAAAAAATGACAAGTCAATTTGCATTTCTATGAATGAAATGATCCCCTATCAATCAGTAAAATCTCTGGCTCCCAGGTATGTTTTATAGAGATAACAAGCGGACACTGGGAGCCTTCTTAACTCATTACCTGTACAACAGACACCTGTCCAGAAACTATCTATCCAGATCACAAACTCCGCACCAAGGCCAAAGAGCTTTCTGAGGATGCCAGGGACAAGATTGTGGAACTACACAAGGCTGGAATGGGCAACAAAACCATTGCCAAGAAGCTGGATGAGAAGGTGACAACACTTGGTGcgatcaggggcgtgtccagggagtggcctggggtagcacatgccacccttggaatctgattggccaccacaggtgtcaccacactgaattccctttaaataggctcttcattgtccacaaaaggcttgaggtgaaacaaaaaagcataacaaTTGGTGCCACCtatgcacaaagtagtgcctcacctgggccaccccattttaaaagagctGGACACACCACTGGGTGCGATTATTCACAAATGGAAGAACCATGAAATAACTGCTAATCTCCATCAGCCTGGAgctccatcaatcaatcaatcagttttatttgtagagcaccttccgcaacgttatcagaagcccaaggtgctgaacagcatcataaaaacattcccagtacctgggcataagAGCACATTAAAATGATGCAAGACCTTACCCCGTAAAATTTCAATGATAAGGAGAACGGAGTGGAAGAAGCCCACAATGCTGCCTGTGACCCCAAGAACACCAAACCTACCAGCAAGCATGAAGGTGGAAACATTTTGCTTTAGGGACAGGACAACTGTACCATTCCAGCGGGAAGCTGGGCGAGGCCATGTGCCGTCAAATCATGGGGCAAGAACATCTTTCCCTCAGCAATGGCATTAAAACAGGTAATGGGTGGATATTCCAGCATGACAAGCCAAGGCAACAAAGGACTGGCTCAAGACGAAGCATATCGAGGTCTTAGAGCAGCCTAGCGAGTCACCAGATCTTAATTCCGTAGAAAATCTGTGGGAGACAAAGGTTCAAGCTACCCAGCAGCAGCAAAGTAAATGAAACATGAAATAGTCTCTCTAAAAAGAGGTGGGACAAAGAAACCTCACACCTGATCTCTGATTGCCAACAAGGGTTTCGGCACCAAGTGCTAAATGACATTTTGCAAAGGGATCAATTCACTCATGAAAATGCTAAATAATTTAGACACCTGGGCTCTTTGTTATCATTCGGATTATCCGTCTTTTTGAAAACTTCCACAATAAAAGCCTGAAGTCTTTGGAGGAATAGAGACAAATCATTCAAACAAGAATAGAAACGGACAACTTATTGGTGATCCATTTCCCGGTTTTAACAGCATGAAGGTCggataaaagcaaaacaaaaaaatacgTCTTCTTTTTTCTATAAAGCTATTAAGTCTAATAACTGGTTAATTCAACTTGTAATCAGTTAAAAGAAACCAAAACTTTGAgcagagtagggctgggcgatatggcctaaaatcaatatcatggtatattgaggatttcacctcgacaaCAATAAATAGGCGATAACTACAGGTAGTTGtctactagatggggctgtcgcatGTATTACgccgagtcacatttttacgtgactcaaggtggtacagcttcttaaacggacatgaatgttgccaacctacacacatcttttcattatttattatgaaATTTATTGACACGTGAAAAATTAtcccgataagagtcagaaatttcgatgacgatacattttcgatttatggcACAGCCCTATAGCCGAGGTTACCAAAACTTTCCATGCCACAAATATTTATTAACACaaagaacatctgagctggagatAATTATTCAGTTTCTTTATAGACTAAAAACCTACTTATATTAATTATCTAAACCTAAAACAAATACAGAAAATTATTTCTGAAAAAAAGTGCTAAATTAGTATAAACAATAATTATTTCAAGCACCAACAAATGTGACTACATCAGCCAGTTTTCCATGAAACTCACATCAGCCACGTCAAAGTTCTTGTTATACCAGAGGACAATGGAGAGGATGGTGAAGACAATCTTCAGGAGGGCAAACTGGAAGGAGCCAAGTTTGAGCAGGAAGAGAGTGCGCCTGAAGTGGAAACAGGAAACAAATGTACAGTCCCTAATAAAAATACATACTTCAGACCAGAAACGATCGCAAATCCATTGTGGCATTCCACGAAGTTCCGATCATCAGTTGGAAATGAAGGATGCTTTGAAACAATTCACGGTGACCCACGGGGTTAATTTTATTGAGTCAGTGCCAGCCGAGCTCCCACGATGAATACTGGTTTTACTGGGAATCGTTGGGAGCTAAGAGTTGAGTGGGAATTAGGCTTAGCAGGAAATAACAAGACTTTAATCGACCCAGCTGTTTGTGATTGTGCACGTGAAAATTTTTATTTGTGCGTGCATTTGAACACACAATTGAAAGTATACAAAATGTTACACATATGTGTAAAAGGACCCATAAATACGGAGTCCATTTTCTTCTCAAATTGGCATAATTGGGATAATCTACATCCCCTTGCAGGGTGGCAGATTATAAAAGGAGTTTCTGTGTTTGAACTAAATGAGAATATAACAAAAGCCATTACTCACCCACACGAAAACCCCTAAATAAGCCTGGAGACATTTGTTTTATTGCTTAAAAAAATGGAGCTTGCCAAAATTTTTTTCCTATCCGATTGCAACACATCCCATCAACATCCAGCCAAAACAGGAGGGCATGATGGGACCGTGATACCCGCGTTGCGTACACGTTACCCTGCCCTGACGGAGTTGAATGACCCACAGTGAGTTCACCCTGATTCATAGAAAAAGAGACGTATCTCATGTTTAAACGTGACAGACGGCTTTTGTTCAAACAGGCTAAAAAAAAGTTTGGATCAGTCAGAGGTACTGATCTACATCTGGATGTCATCACCATTGCTAAAGATTACAAGATTATATAAACTCTACAAACAAAAACCCGCTTCTCGCTTCATATACCTAGAAAATGAGCTCCGTTCAGCTCAGCTCTCAAAGACAGAAGGCAGCAATTTGGTTTGAAACCACTTTTTGGGAGTTTTCTCATTTAAATCCAAGCTAATTTTCTTCTATCAGTTTACAGTAGGGATTTTTGCTGTCtcaataaaagaaaaaatattttttgagTCTAAATAATGAAGGTATCTgatgtaaaaatgaaaaaaaaagcgtTAATATACATAAAATTTTTCTCACATTTTTCTGAATTGtaaagttgcaggtttgagtcccgctcagtctgttgtagtcactgtgtccttgggcaacctTACCTACAGGCgaaggtcagagggaccagtggcgccagtgttcggcagccttgcTTAAGTCAgtgcacctcagggcagctgtggctacgttgtagctcatttCTACCAGcttatgaatgcgtgtgtgaatgactgattgtgttgtaaagcgcctgagggggttgcagaaccctagaAGTTGCTGTCAaagacaggccatttaccattttcacTTGAAAGACGAAACCATAAAATGAAATTATGTTAGAATACTATTTGAAACTACAGGTAagaagtgttgggcaagttacttcaaaactgtaatgcattatttattacttgtgttaccctcattttaaagtaattcattgcattacaatattactgatttttaaatctaaggcattacactacttttgcattactttaagttactttcatcaAAACaaattcaatatgaatctggtaatctgatgctaagtgagctcatgacatatatgtggaaggtgatgtggtgtctgagctaggattgctgttgaaaacagtcagatataataacagtgctttaaaatgattgtttattaaataaaagcaacaacaatctgtaatcTCAGCAcactgccatcttatagggccatctgagcagggagtgaggtgatgggggctccaagcctatatttgccttggtccccaaaatgccttgatacggccctggatgtgggactgacttctggggtgatctgattctatcacatgtataaatattaaatgcttatatattattgcttttcactggtaaaaatgtgtattggggataaatctacctactttttttcttttcaagcactttgttttgttttcttgattttatttggataatttcctgccctttctctctctaaccttcctgcatgctgcatgttttctccatcttccagaaaaactgtttcctagatttcctactttctaactaatcagccaaagggatctaccgaacacaaaaaaaaaataaataaaataaacacttaatctgcgctgcgctccagcagcaatgagatgaaatcaccggggcacagattatgaactcagctgaaaagtacatgaagtaccagagaatatgggctgatataaacgatcgcaaacaaatGACTTCATTTtgttggagcgattttgtgaatataacagtggccgtgcgcaggacgcagctggagttttTGAGCCATTaccactgcgtcctctctgctcatagaatgcccgcaaagctgagtccataaatgacgtcatatatgtggatactggatcttttttcaggcttcccgctattagaatttttaggaaacccacatcttgattctgggtttaaaaatgcattgtaattaccacgttactgacaattgtaccgcgtaaatattaccattttctttccctgtaatgccttacattaccacattacagcaaaaagcaatgcattacagtaattaattacttttgtaccacgttactcccaacactgcaggTAAGATGCATTTTTCATAGTCAGGTTACAAAAACATCCTTCTGTCAAGAATAAAGGAAGGCTGCATGCAAAAAGACAATAACACAGCACAACTGTTAAACTAACCACACGTTTTGCTTCCTCTGAAGTTAACCACAATTAGTCATTTCAGCCCTCAGGATGGGAAAAGTAGTGTTTCATCTGATAATGTCAGACTGTGTGCCAGTGAGGAATTTACCGTGTGATGGCCACATGTGGGAGACAggggcagcagcagcaacaaggcCCCGTGCTGATCCTCAGTTTGTGTTTGCCCGCTCGCATCAGGAAGGCCTCATCGCCACCGACCTCCTCCAGCATCATGATCAGGAACTTAAACACCACAACGGCAAAGTAGCTGCAGGAATGCACCGGCAACAAAGACCAGGGATGATAAAAAAAAATGCTAAGATGACACAACACAGCTGTTTTCTATAAAATGTTCTGGAGGTTTCACTTTGATCTCTGAAAATAAAGCGGCACAGAATGTTGATCAAAGTACAAAAAGTCGcaacagaagaagaaaaatgcTGCAACACATCAACAGAGATCTGCAACATGAAAACAAAAAGCAGCAATATGACAAGACAAAGCtgcaacacaacaacaacaacaagcaacAACAAAGCTCTGCAACACAACAATAAAAAACAGTAAAGTGACAACAAAAAGCAGCAATTAGACTAAACTAAGCTGCATCAACAACACAAAGCTGCAACGCAACAACAAATCTGATATCCATGTGCAACCAGCATATTTAAAACAGAAGGTGGGTGTGTAGGAGACCAGATGTCATCCAGAAACTCCTGAGCACATTTGTAGGATGGGGGGTATCCATAAAGCAGGAACTGCATGCAGCACAGCGTAAGCAGTGTGTCATAGGTCAGAAAATTAGTTAAAGTGAGTTTTTTTCCCCCCGATCTTGAATAGAGTTTTTGCTTTTGCATTTCGTTGAACCTTCTGAGCCACCGTACTAAACAGCAGGGATTTTCAGCTATAGAATTAAAGGGAGAATAAGTGTTTACCAAGCAGAAG contains:
- the slc51a gene encoding organic solute transporter subunit alpha produces the protein MNNVTNRSADLSCSREPPVAIEIIRHLNVFDIILYSILTFMAAISILVFIEECVYIYRKVPAHKKSLIIWVNGAAPVISSMSCLGMWIPRAVIFTDMTSACYFAVVVFKFLIMMLEEVGGDEAFLMRAGKHKLRISTGPCCCCCPCLPHVAITRRTLFLLKLGSFQFALLKIVFTILSIVLWYNKNFDVADTSITGASIWIGPFVGILTIIALWPVAIVFIHLRTTLQTRKIVPKYALYQLVLILSQLQSAIINTLAMSGTISCSPPFSSQYRGYMLSQQLLILEMFIITLVTRMLYRRQYDPLPIEEEVPDDNENTKMVAIPSSA